A section of the Pediococcus inopinatus genome encodes:
- a CDS encoding prepilin peptidase, translating to MLIHSYFFIIGTIIGSFLTLCIDRIDLGQSIISPRSHCFTCHHLLRTYDLIPILSYCVLNGKCRYCKQPFPPNSCLVELTLGLLYLQISFVTYHPLPLTMNLLTATILIYLSLDDLTHTCVNVCLIGVLGILGLLKHPSTINLLLAFFLLISIFSHFQFSNIVKGFGEADIELIFVFAILHGIQSLPAIIFFASLTCLSFTLIFQKIVPRQIPFIPYLAFGYFLLPF from the coding sequence ATGCTTATTCACAGTTATTTTTTTATAATCGGTACAATTATTGGTTCTTTTCTAACACTTTGTATAGATCGCATTGATCTTGGTCAATCAATTATTAGCCCACGATCTCATTGTTTCACTTGCCATCACCTGCTACGGACTTATGATCTCATTCCAATCCTTAGTTATTGTGTCCTTAACGGTAAATGTCGTTACTGCAAGCAACCATTTCCGCCTAACTCTTGTTTGGTTGAACTGACTTTGGGTTTACTTTATTTACAAATTTCTTTTGTCACCTACCACCCTTTACCTCTTACCATGAATTTACTGACCGCCACTATTTTAATCTATCTCAGTTTAGACGATTTAACTCACACTTGTGTAAACGTCTGTCTAATTGGGGTTCTCGGAATACTGGGGCTTTTAAAACATCCAAGTACGATCAACTTACTTTTAGCTTTTTTTCTTTTAATAAGTATATTTTCTCATTTTCAATTTTCCAATATAGTTAAAGGTTTTGGTGAAGCCGATATTGAACTCATTTTCGTTTTTGCTATTCTGCATGGTATCCAATCACTTCCAGCAATTATTTTTTTTGCGTCTTTAACTTGTTTAAGTTTCACACTCATTTTTCAAAAAATCGTTCCGCGACAGATCCCTTTTATCCCGTATTTAGCTTTCGGCTATTTTTTGCTCCCGTTTTAA
- the rplW gene encoding 50S ribosomal protein L23, with amino-acid sequence MESRDIILRPVVTESSMAEMDNKRYTFDVDTRATKTEVRKAVEDVFDVKVVKVNVMNVKGKLKRQGRYSGYTKKRRKAIVTLSADSKEIKLFDEE; translated from the coding sequence ATGGAATCACGTGATATTATTTTACGTCCAGTCGTCACTGAATCATCAATGGCTGAAATGGACAATAAACGCTATACATTCGATGTTGATACTCGTGCAACGAAGACAGAAGTTAGAAAAGCTGTTGAAGACGTTTTTGATGTTAAAGTTGTTAAAGTAAATGTTATGAATGTTAAAGGTAAATTGAAGCGTCAGGGACGTTATTCTGGTTATACTAAGAAACGTCGTAAGGCAATTGTCACTTTGTCTGCTGACTCAAAAGAAATCAAATTATTCGACGAAGAATAA
- the fusA gene encoding elongation factor G — protein MANKREFPLEKTRNIGIMAHIDAGKTTTTERILYYTGKIHKIGETHDGASQMDWMAQEQERGITITSAATTAAWKDHRINIIDTPGHVDFTIEVERSLRVLDGAVAVLDAQAGVEPQTETVWRQASDYSVPRIVFANKMDKVGADFDFSVQSLRDRLQANALPIQMPIGAEDDFEGVIDLVEMKADLYDEDKLGTEWDTVDVPDDYKEEAEKRRTAMIEQLADIDDDIMEKYLGGEEISKDEIKAAIRKGTLNLELFPVLAGSAFKNKGVQMMLDAVVDYLPSPLDVKPYNAVDPETDEAVELIAGDDKPFSALAFKVATDPFVGRLTYIRVYTGTLESGSYVLNSTKDKRERVGRLLQMHSNHRQEIPEVFSGDIAAAIGLKNTTTGDSLTDPDHPLHLESMTFPDPVIQVAVEPKSKADQDKMDIALQKLAEEDPSFKAETDPETGETLIAGMGELHLDIIIDRMKREFNVEASVGAPQVAYREAFTKPASAQGKFVRQSGGKGQYGDVWIEFTPNEEGKGFEFEDGIVGGVVPREFIPAVEQGLREALNNGVLAGYPLVDLKAKLYDGSYHEVDSSEAAFKVAASISLHNAAKKAAPVILEPVMKVEVRVPEEYMGDIMGQITARRGRVEGMEAISGAEEIHSFVPLSEMFGYATTLRSASQGRGTFTMTFDHYEAVPKSIQEEIIKKNGGSSSKD, from the coding sequence ATGGCTAATAAACGAGAATTTCCACTTGAAAAGACTCGTAATATCGGAATCATGGCCCATATCGATGCCGGTAAAACGACTACTACAGAGCGGATTTTATACTACACAGGTAAAATTCATAAAATTGGTGAAACTCATGATGGAGCTTCACAAATGGACTGGATGGCACAGGAACAGGAACGTGGAATTACAATCACGTCTGCTGCAACTACTGCTGCTTGGAAAGATCACCGAATTAACATCATTGATACACCAGGACATGTTGATTTCACTATTGAAGTTGAACGTTCATTGCGTGTTTTAGATGGTGCAGTTGCGGTCCTTGATGCACAAGCAGGTGTAGAACCTCAAACTGAAACAGTTTGGCGTCAAGCATCTGATTACAGTGTTCCTCGGATTGTTTTTGCAAATAAGATGGATAAAGTTGGTGCTGACTTTGATTTCTCTGTTCAATCACTTAGAGATCGTTTACAAGCAAATGCTTTACCAATCCAAATGCCAATTGGTGCCGAAGATGATTTTGAAGGGGTCATTGACCTTGTTGAAATGAAAGCTGATCTTTACGATGAAGATAAGCTAGGTACTGAATGGGATACAGTTGATGTTCCTGATGATTACAAAGAAGAAGCTGAGAAGCGTCGGACTGCAATGATCGAACAATTAGCTGATATTGACGATGACATCATGGAAAAATACCTTGGTGGAGAAGAAATCAGTAAGGATGAAATCAAGGCTGCTATCCGTAAGGGTACTTTGAACCTTGAACTCTTCCCTGTATTAGCTGGTTCAGCTTTCAAAAACAAAGGTGTTCAAATGATGTTGGATGCCGTTGTTGACTACTTACCATCACCATTGGATGTTAAACCATACAATGCTGTTGATCCCGAGACAGACGAAGCCGTTGAATTAATTGCCGGAGACGACAAACCATTCTCTGCTTTAGCATTTAAAGTGGCTACAGATCCTTTCGTTGGTCGTTTGACTTATATCCGAGTTTATACAGGAACATTGGAATCAGGTTCTTATGTTTTGAACTCTACTAAAGACAAACGTGAACGTGTTGGTCGTTTGCTACAAATGCATTCTAATCACCGTCAAGAAATCCCAGAAGTTTTCTCAGGTGATATTGCAGCTGCTATTGGTTTGAAGAATACCACAACTGGTGATTCTTTAACTGATCCTGATCATCCATTACATTTGGAATCAATGACTTTCCCAGATCCAGTTATCCAGGTTGCCGTTGAACCAAAATCTAAAGCTGATCAAGATAAGATGGATATTGCTTTACAAAAACTTGCTGAAGAAGATCCTTCATTCAAGGCTGAAACAGATCCTGAAACCGGTGAAACATTAATTGCCGGAATGGGTGAGTTACATTTGGATATCATTATTGATCGTATGAAACGTGAGTTTAACGTTGAGGCATCTGTTGGTGCACCTCAAGTTGCTTATCGTGAAGCCTTCACAAAACCTGCTTCTGCACAAGGTAAGTTTGTGCGTCAGTCTGGTGGTAAAGGTCAATATGGTGATGTTTGGATTGAATTTACACCTAACGAAGAAGGAAAAGGATTTGAATTCGAAGACGGCATCGTTGGTGGTGTTGTTCCTCGTGAATTCATTCCAGCTGTAGAACAAGGTTTACGAGAAGCTTTGAATAACGGTGTGCTTGCCGGTTATCCATTAGTTGACTTGAAGGCTAAGTTATACGATGGTAGTTATCATGAAGTCGATTCTAGTGAAGCTGCATTTAAGGTAGCTGCATCAATTTCACTTCATAATGCTGCTAAAAAGGCTGCTCCAGTAATTTTGGAACCCGTTATGAAAGTTGAAGTTCGTGTTCCTGAAGAGTACATGGGCGATATCATGGGCCAAATTACTGCTCGTCGTGGACGTGTTGAAGGTATGGAAGCTATCTCTGGTGCTGAAGAGATTCATTCATTCGTACCTCTTTCAGAAATGTTTGGTTATGCCACAACATTGCGTTCAGCTTCACAGGGCCGTGGAACGTTTACAATGACATTTGATCATTACGAAGCAGTTCCTAAGTCAATTCAAGAAGAAATTATCAAGAAAAATGGCGGTTCTTCAAGTAAGGACTAA
- the rpsJ gene encoding 30S ribosomal protein S10: MAKQKIRIRLKAYEHRILDQSADKIVETAKRTGATISGPIPLPTERTIYTVLSSPHKFKKAREQFEMRTHKRLIDIVNPTPKTVDSLMKLDLPSGVDIEIKL; encoded by the coding sequence ATGGCAAAACAAAAAATTCGTATCCGTTTAAAGGCATACGAACATCGTATTTTAGATCAATCCGCAGACAAGATTGTCGAAACTGCAAAAAGAACTGGTGCCACAATTTCTGGTCCAATTCCATTACCAACAGAACGTACAATCTATACGGTTTTAAGTTCACCGCATAAATTCAAAAAGGCTCGTGAACAGTTTGAAATGCGTACACATAAGCGTTTGATCGATATCGTTAACCCAACACCAAAGACAGTTGACTCATTAATGAAGTTAGACTTACCCAGCGGTGTGGATATTGAAATTAAGCTTTAG
- the rpsG gene encoding 30S ribosomal protein S7, whose translation MPRKGPASKREVLPDPIYNSKLVTRLINHLMLDGKRGTASKILYNAFDLIKSETGNEPTEVFDEAMKNIMPVLEVKARRVGGSNYQVPIEVRPDRRSTLGLRWLVNYSRLRGEHTMTERLAREIMDAANNTGASVKKREDTHRMAEANRAFAHYRW comes from the coding sequence ATGCCAAGAAAAGGCCCAGCATCAAAACGTGAAGTATTACCTGATCCAATTTATAACTCAAAGTTAGTAACTCGTTTAATTAACCATTTAATGTTAGATGGTAAACGTGGTACAGCTTCAAAAATTCTCTATAATGCATTTGATCTTATCAAATCCGAAACTGGTAACGAACCAACAGAGGTATTTGATGAAGCAATGAAGAACATTATGCCAGTTCTTGAAGTTAAAGCTCGTCGTGTTGGTGGTTCTAACTACCAAGTACCTATTGAAGTTCGTCCAGATCGTCGATCAACATTAGGTCTTCGTTGGCTCGTGAATTATTCACGCCTTCGTGGTGAACACACAATGACAGAACGTCTTGCTCGTGAAATCATGGACGCTGCAAATAATACAGGTGCTTCAGTTAAAAAGCGTGAAGATACACATAGAATGGCTGAAGCCAACCGAGCATTCGCTCATTATCGTTGGTAA
- the rplB gene encoding 50S ribosomal protein L2 yields the protein MGIKKFKPTTNARRGMTQLDYSEITKTTPEKSLLESQKHTAGRNNSGRMTVRHRGGGNKRQYRVIDFKRIKDDVAATVKAIEYDPNRTANIALIGYDDGVKAYIIAPKGLKVGDKVQSGPDADIKVGNTLPLTNIPVGTIIHNIELKPGKGGQLARSAGASAQLLGKEGKYVLVRLASSEVRMILSTGRATIGAVGNEEHELVNVGKAGRTRYAGQRPHVRGSVMNPNDHPHGGGEGKAPIGRPSPLSPWGKKTIGKKTRNKRNKSNKFIVRGRKRGRLGNI from the coding sequence GTGGGGATTAAGAAGTTTAAACCAACGACAAATGCTCGTCGTGGTATGACGCAGCTTGATTATAGCGAAATCACCAAGACGACTCCTGAAAAATCGTTACTTGAGTCTCAAAAACATACGGCCGGTCGTAATAACTCTGGTCGAATGACAGTTCGTCATCGTGGCGGTGGTAACAAGCGTCAATATCGTGTTATTGATTTCAAACGAATCAAAGATGATGTTGCTGCAACAGTTAAAGCCATTGAATACGATCCAAATCGTACTGCTAACATTGCTTTAATTGGCTATGATGATGGTGTTAAGGCATACATCATTGCACCAAAAGGATTGAAGGTTGGTGACAAAGTTCAATCTGGACCTGATGCAGATATTAAAGTTGGAAATACATTACCATTAACCAATATTCCTGTTGGTACTATTATTCACAACATCGAATTAAAGCCTGGCAAGGGTGGCCAATTGGCTCGTTCTGCTGGTGCTTCAGCTCAATTGCTTGGTAAAGAAGGAAAATATGTTCTTGTACGTTTAGCTTCATCAGAAGTTCGTATGATCTTATCTACTGGCCGTGCAACTATTGGTGCTGTTGGTAATGAAGAACATGAACTTGTTAATGTTGGTAAAGCTGGCCGTACTCGCTATGCTGGACAACGTCCACATGTTCGTGGATCTGTAATGAACCCTAACGATCATCCTCATGGTGGTGGTGAAGGTAAAGCACCAATTGGTCGTCCATCACCTCTTTCACCTTGGGGTAAGAAGACTATTGGTAAGAAGACACGTAACAAACGGAATAAATCAAATAAATTTATTGTTCGTGGTCGTAAACGCGGTCGCTTAGGTAATATTTAG
- the rplC gene encoding 50S ribosomal protein L3 has protein sequence MTKKGILGKKIGMTQVFTDNGELVPVTVVDTTPNVVLQVKTVESDGYNAVQLGFDDKRKVLSNKPEQGHVAKANTNPKRFIHEVRDVALDELKVGDTISADLFAAGDIVDVTGTTKGHGFQGNVKKDGQHIGPMAHGSRYHRRPGSLGAIINRVFPGKKLPGRMGNNTRTIQNLEIVKADTENNVLLIKGNVPGSKSSFLVVKNAVKPHKK, from the coding sequence ATGACCAAAAAAGGAATTTTAGGAAAAAAGATTGGTATGACCCAAGTCTTTACAGACAACGGCGAGTTAGTTCCAGTTACCGTTGTTGATACAACGCCAAACGTTGTATTACAAGTTAAAACCGTTGAAAGTGATGGTTATAACGCAGTGCAATTAGGGTTCGATGACAAACGTAAAGTGCTAAGTAACAAGCCTGAACAAGGACATGTTGCAAAAGCAAATACGAATCCTAAACGGTTCATCCATGAAGTTAGAGATGTTGCATTGGACGAATTAAAAGTCGGAGATACAATTAGTGCTGACTTATTCGCTGCAGGTGATATCGTTGACGTCACTGGTACTACCAAGGGACATGGTTTCCAAGGTAATGTCAAAAAAGATGGACAACATATTGGTCCGATGGCACATGGCTCCCGTTATCATCGTCGTCCAGGTTCTCTCGGTGCTATTATTAACCGAGTATTTCCTGGAAAGAAGTTACCAGGACGTATGGGTAACAATACACGAACTATTCAAAACCTTGAAATCGTTAAGGCTGACACAGAAAACAACGTATTGTTGATTAAGGGAAATGTCCCTGGATCAAAGAGCTCATTCTTAGTTGTTAAGAATGCAGTTAAGCCACATAAAAAGTAG
- the rpoC gene encoding DNA-directed RNA polymerase subunit beta': protein MIDVNKFESMQIGLASPDKIRSWSYGEVKKPETINYRTLKPEKDGLFDERIFGPTKDYECACGKYKRIRYKGIVCDRCGVEVTKSKVRRERMGHIELAAPVTHIWYFKGIPSRMGLVLDMSPRALEEIIYFASYVVIDAGKTPLEKKQLLTEREYREKLGEYGNTFNAKIGGEAIKELLQDVDLEKEAEVLKVELKDASGQKRTRAVRRLDIIEAFIKSGNEPDWMVMDAIPVIPPDLRPMVQLDGGRFATSDLNDLYRRVINRNNRLKRLLDLNAPGIIVQNEKRMLQEAVDALIDNGRRGRPVAGPGNRPLKSLSHMLKGKQGRFRQNLLGKRVDYSGRSVIDVGPSLKMNQMGLPVPMALELFKPFIMKELVSRGLASNIKNAKRKIDRKDDDVYDVLEDVIKEHPVLLNRAPTLHRLGIQAFEPTLVSGKAMRLHPLVCEAYNADFDGDQMAIHLPLSDEAQAEARLLMLAAHHILAPANGKPVVTPSQDMVIGNYWLTMERENSNGEGMIFKDLNEIRLAMQNGYVSEHSRIGLQVSSMPKKPFTDEQRQQILVTTVGKAIFNDILPGGLIYLNEPTNENLVDGTPDKYFLKAGEDIKAFIKDQPLIPPFKKGFLSDIIAQVYKQYKVTETSLLLDRMKDLGYDISTKSGLTVGIADITDLKEKPEIVNAAHKQVATVTKQFRRGLITDDERYERVVGIWNDAKDAIQQKLMESFDPQNPIYMMSDSGARGNISNFTQLAGMRGLMAAPNGKIMELPILSNFREGLSVLEMFISTHGARKGMTDTALKTANSGYLTRRLVDVAQDVIVREKDCGTDRGLTISSIVDGNEVIESLYDRILGRYTQKSVYNPETGEKIVGKNVMIDEDIAQKVIDAGVETVTIRSAFTCNTRHGVCERCYGRNMSTGDRVEVGEAVGTVAAQSIGEPGTQLTMRNFHTGGVAGNEDITQGLPRIQEIVEARNPKGRAEITEVTGTVESVEENPAERTKEITIKGETDTRTYTLPITARMKIAEGDFIHRGSAMNEGSIDPKEMLKVRDVLSTETYLLGEIQRVYRMQGVEILDKHVEIMVRQMLRKIRVMDPGDTDVLPGTLLDINDFKDANYKTLIAGGIPATARPVLLGITKAALETNSFLSAASFQETTRVLTDAAIRGKNDPLVGLKENVIIGKIIPAGTGMPDYRKIIPKTVGGKVAEPKSLSDVEKEMDTETSK from the coding sequence TTGATCGATGTCAATAAGTTTGAAAGCATGCAAATTGGGCTCGCATCACCTGACAAGATCAGAAGTTGGTCATATGGTGAAGTTAAAAAGCCAGAAACGATTAATTATCGGACTTTAAAGCCTGAAAAAGATGGCTTGTTCGATGAGCGAATTTTCGGACCAACAAAAGATTACGAATGTGCCTGTGGAAAGTACAAGCGGATTCGTTATAAGGGAATTGTCTGTGACCGTTGTGGTGTTGAAGTTACTAAGTCAAAAGTTCGTCGTGAACGAATGGGCCATATTGAATTAGCCGCTCCTGTTACACACATTTGGTACTTTAAAGGTATCCCAAGTCGAATGGGACTTGTTTTAGACATGAGTCCTCGGGCTCTTGAAGAAATTATTTACTTTGCTTCATACGTCGTAATTGACGCCGGTAAAACACCTTTGGAAAAGAAACAATTATTAACTGAACGTGAATACCGTGAAAAGCTTGGCGAATATGGGAATACATTTAATGCCAAAATTGGTGGAGAAGCTATCAAAGAACTTCTCCAAGATGTTGATCTTGAAAAAGAAGCTGAAGTTTTAAAAGTTGAATTAAAAGATGCTTCCGGTCAAAAACGGACACGTGCAGTGCGTCGTTTAGACATTATTGAGGCCTTTATTAAATCTGGTAATGAACCAGACTGGATGGTAATGGATGCCATTCCCGTTATTCCACCGGATTTACGACCAATGGTTCAATTAGATGGGGGACGTTTTGCCACATCTGATTTGAATGATTTATATCGTCGAGTAATTAACCGTAACAACCGTTTGAAACGCTTGTTAGATTTAAATGCACCTGGAATTATCGTTCAAAACGAAAAACGGATGTTACAAGAAGCCGTTGATGCTTTGATTGATAACGGTCGTCGTGGCCGTCCAGTTGCTGGTCCAGGAAATCGTCCATTGAAGTCTCTTTCACACATGTTGAAGGGTAAGCAAGGACGTTTCCGTCAAAACTTACTTGGTAAACGGGTTGATTATTCTGGTCGTTCTGTTATTGATGTTGGACCTTCACTTAAGATGAACCAAATGGGCTTGCCAGTTCCAATGGCTTTGGAATTATTCAAACCATTTATCATGAAAGAATTGGTTTCTCGTGGCTTAGCTTCTAACATTAAGAATGCCAAGCGTAAGATTGATCGTAAAGATGACGATGTTTATGATGTCTTAGAAGACGTTATCAAAGAACATCCAGTTCTTTTAAACCGTGCACCTACTTTGCATAGACTTGGTATTCAAGCATTCGAACCTACTTTAGTTAGTGGAAAAGCAATGCGTTTGCATCCATTAGTTTGTGAAGCTTACAATGCCGATTTTGATGGAGATCAGATGGCTATTCATTTGCCTTTATCAGACGAAGCACAAGCCGAAGCTCGTTTGCTTATGTTAGCTGCTCATCATATTTTGGCACCTGCAAATGGAAAACCAGTTGTAACGCCATCTCAGGATATGGTTATTGGTAACTACTGGTTAACTATGGAACGTGAAAATAGCAACGGCGAAGGCATGATCTTTAAAGATCTCAATGAAATTCGTTTAGCTATGCAAAATGGTTATGTTTCTGAGCATTCACGAATTGGTTTGCAAGTAAGTTCAATGCCAAAGAAACCATTCACTGATGAACAACGTCAGCAAATTTTGGTTACCACAGTTGGTAAAGCCATTTTTAATGACATTTTACCAGGTGGCTTAATTTACTTGAACGAACCTACTAATGAAAACTTGGTAGATGGCACACCAGATAAGTATTTCTTAAAGGCTGGTGAAGACATCAAGGCTTTCATTAAGGATCAACCATTGATTCCACCATTCAAGAAGGGATTTTTAAGTGACATTATTGCGCAAGTTTACAAGCAATATAAGGTTACAGAAACTTCTCTACTTTTGGATCGGATGAAGGACCTTGGCTATGATATTTCAACAAAATCTGGCTTAACAGTTGGGATTGCTGATATTACCGACTTGAAGGAAAAACCAGAAATCGTTAATGCTGCTCATAAACAAGTAGCTACGGTTACAAAACAATTCCGTCGTGGTTTAATTACTGATGACGAACGATACGAACGAGTTGTTGGAATTTGGAACGATGCTAAAGATGCTATTCAACAAAAATTGATGGAGAGTTTTGATCCTCAAAATCCAATTTACATGATGAGTGATTCTGGTGCTCGTGGTAACATTTCTAACTTTACTCAGTTAGCTGGTATGCGTGGATTGATGGCTGCCCCTAATGGTAAAATTATGGAATTACCAATTCTTTCAAATTTCCGTGAAGGACTTTCTGTTTTGGAAATGTTTATTTCAACTCATGGTGCTCGTAAAGGTATGACTGATACGGCCCTTAAGACGGCCAACTCAGGGTACTTGACTCGTCGTTTGGTTGATGTTGCTCAAGACGTTATTGTGCGTGAAAAAGATTGTGGAACCGACCGTGGTTTAACAATTTCATCAATTGTTGATGGTAATGAAGTGATTGAGTCCTTGTATGACCGGATCTTAGGCCGTTACACACAAAAATCAGTTTATAATCCTGAAACAGGTGAAAAGATCGTTGGCAAGAACGTCATGATTGACGAAGATATTGCTCAAAAAGTTATTGATGCTGGTGTTGAGACTGTTACTATTCGTTCAGCATTCACATGTAACACGCGTCATGGTGTTTGTGAACGTTGTTATGGACGTAACATGTCAACCGGTGACCGTGTTGAAGTTGGTGAGGCAGTCGGAACTGTTGCTGCTCAGTCAATTGGTGAACCCGGAACACAGCTTACTATGCGTAACTTCCATACTGGTGGTGTGGCTGGTAACGAAGATATTACCCAAGGACTTCCTCGTATTCAAGAAATTGTGGAAGCACGTAATCCTAAAGGTCGTGCGGAAATTACTGAAGTTACAGGTACTGTTGAATCAGTTGAAGAAAATCCCGCAGAACGTACTAAAGAAATTACGATCAAGGGTGAAACTGATACCAGAACTTATACTTTGCCAATCACAGCTCGGATGAAGATTGCAGAAGGCGACTTTATTCATCGTGGTTCTGCAATGAATGAAGGCTCAATCGATCCTAAGGAAATGTTGAAAGTTCGTGATGTACTTTCAACTGAAACTTATTTATTGGGTGAAATTCAGCGTGTTTACCGTATGCAAGGTGTAGAAATCTTGGATAAGCATGTGGAAATCATGGTTAGACAGATGCTTCGTAAGATTCGTGTTATGGATCCTGGCGATACAGATGTTCTTCCTGGTACCCTGTTAGATATCAATGATTTCAAAGATGCTAACTACAAGACATTAATTGCCGGTGGCATTCCAGCGACTGCCCGTCCTGTTTTACTTGGAATTACTAAAGCTGCTTTGGAAACAAATAGTTTCTTGTCAGCTGCGTCATTCCAGGAAACAACCCGAGTATTAACTGATGCTGCAATTCGTGGTAAGAATGATCCACTTGTTGGTTTGAAGGAAAATGTTATTATCGGTAAGATCATTCCTGCTGGAACAGGGATGCCTGATTACCGTAAGATTATTCCAAAGACCGTTGGTGGAAAAGTGGCAGAACCTAAGTCACTCAGCGATGTTGAAAAAGAAATGGATACTGAAACATCTAAATAG
- the rpsL gene encoding 30S ribosomal protein S12 — translation MPTINQLVRKGRHSHGSKSKAPALNYGYNSMKKKAVANPAPQKRGVATRVGTMTPKKPNSALRKYARVRLSNLIEVTAYIPGIGHNLQEHSVVLIRGGRVKDLPGVRYHVIRGALDTAGVTDRKQSRSKYGTKKPKK, via the coding sequence ATGCCTACAATTAACCAATTGGTTCGTAAGGGCCGTCATTCACACGGTTCTAAATCGAAGGCTCCTGCTTTGAATTATGGCTACAATAGCATGAAGAAAAAAGCAGTTGCTAACCCAGCTCCACAAAAACGTGGGGTTGCAACTCGTGTCGGAACTATGACACCTAAGAAACCTAACTCTGCTTTACGTAAATATGCTCGTGTACGTCTTTCTAACTTGATTGAAGTTACAGCATACATCCCAGGAATTGGCCATAACCTTCAGGAACATAGTGTTGTGCTTATCCGTGGGGGCCGTGTTAAGGATTTACCTGGTGTACGTTATCACGTTATCCGTGGTGCACTTGATACAGCCGGTGTTACAGATCGTAAACAAAGCCGTTCTAAATACGGTACAAAGAAACCTAAGAAGTAA
- the rplD gene encoding 50S ribosomal protein L4, which yields MTSVSLFKQDGTKNGDVELNSDIFGITPNDNVIFEAVIMQRASMRQGTHAVKNRSAVRGGGRKPWRQKGTGRARQGSIRSPQWRGGGIVFGPTPRSYAYKLPKKMRRLALKSVLSQKVLDDSLLVVDDYSFEQPKTKAFAQSLDSLKVSTKALLVLEEDNEATARAARNLENIKIVSPSGVNVLDVINSDKLIITKKALSQVEEALA from the coding sequence ATGACAAGCGTATCTTTATTTAAACAAGATGGTACAAAAAATGGCGACGTTGAACTTAACTCAGACATTTTTGGTATCACACCAAACGATAATGTGATTTTTGAAGCTGTGATTATGCAACGCGCATCAATGCGCCAAGGCACACATGCTGTTAAAAACCGTAGTGCAGTTCGTGGTGGTGGAAGAAAGCCGTGGCGTCAAAAGGGAACTGGTCGAGCACGACAAGGTTCAATCCGTTCACCACAATGGCGTGGCGGTGGTATCGTCTTCGGTCCCACACCTCGTTCATATGCTTACAAGTTGCCAAAGAAAATGCGTCGTTTAGCACTGAAGTCAGTACTTTCACAAAAAGTATTGGATGACAGTTTGTTAGTTGTTGATGATTACAGCTTTGAACAACCAAAGACAAAGGCATTTGCCCAATCACTCGACAGCTTAAAAGTTTCGACGAAAGCATTATTAGTCCTTGAAGAAGATAACGAAGCAACTGCTCGTGCAGCTCGCAATCTTGAAAACATCAAAATCGTTTCACCAAGTGGTGTTAATGTATTAGATGTTATCAACAGCGATAAGCTTATTATCACTAAAAAGGCTCTTTCTCAAGTAGAGGAGGCTCTCGCATAA
- a CDS encoding cysteine hydrolase family protein yields MKSAEALLIIDYTNDFVADQGSLTTAKPGQEIQSQIIKLANEFKQKGNFIIFPTDLHDLNDPYHPETKLFPPHNLAETWGHELYDQVQQWYQKNQNSSQVYYYNKNRYSAFVNSNLDNFLRSRHIKKLTLVGVYTDICILHTAVSAYNLNYQLRIPASAVASFDPAGHKWALNHFKTCLGAEII; encoded by the coding sequence ATGAAATCAGCGGAAGCTTTACTTATTATAGACTATACAAATGATTTTGTGGCTGACCAAGGTTCGCTAACAACCGCTAAACCAGGACAAGAAATTCAATCTCAAATCATTAAATTAGCAAATGAATTTAAACAAAAAGGAAATTTTATTATTTTTCCGACAGATTTACACGATTTAAACGATCCCTACCATCCTGAGACAAAGCTTTTTCCGCCCCATAACCTTGCAGAAACTTGGGGACATGAACTTTACGATCAAGTTCAACAATGGTATCAGAAAAATCAAAATAGCTCTCAAGTTTATTACTATAATAAAAATCGTTATAGCGCGTTTGTAAATTCAAATCTCGATAACTTTTTACGTAGTCGTCATATAAAGAAGTTAACTTTAGTTGGTGTGTATACAGACATTTGCATTTTACACACCGCAGTTTCTGCGTATAACCTGAATTATCAGCTTAGAATTCCCGCGTCTGCAGTCGCAAGTTTTGATCCAGCTGGGCATAAATGGGCTTTGAATCACTTCAAAACTTGTTTAGGTGCCGAAATCATTTAA